A single Capricornis sumatraensis isolate serow.1 chromosome 20, serow.2, whole genome shotgun sequence DNA region contains:
- the TARM1 gene encoding T-cell-interacting, activating receptor on myeloid cells protein 1 isoform X2, producing MSVGTRSPQAAQPEREREKERRVKLSVAQVEGEGLCVGQADGGRAEALPKPSLRAWPSSVVPAGSSVTLRCGTPTRDVSFALRKAGSVWEMVQSPDSTEGQAEFHLPDVKSSLAGEYTCEYHRRGNPHVSSGPSDALLLLVTGYLRKPSLQAHRSGAVTEGQEVTLQCQRPATELGLVMFALLKAGSAAPVKVRPSAGRETDFSLLNVSAGDSGNYSCVYYQARAPFLASQASPRLEIRVAASPPSITSDYTTGNHIRLALAAVIMVIVGAFLLEAWCTQRHVCGESG from the exons ATGTCTGTGGGAACTAGGAGCCCACAAGCAGcacagccagagagagagagagagaaagaaagacgtGTCAAACTAAGCGTGGCTCAGGTAGAAGGAGAGG GGCTGTGTGTCGGCCAAGCAGACGGAGGAAGAGCTG AGGCGCTTCCCAAGCCCTCCCTCAGGGCCTGGCCCAGCTCGGTGGTTCCCGCCGGGAGCTCTGTGACCCTGCGATGCGGGACTCCCACCAGGGACGTAAGCTTCGCTCTCAGGAAGGCGGGGAGCGTCTGGGAGATGGTCCAGTCACCCGACTCCACAGAGGGCCAGGCTGAATTCCATCTCCCCGATGTAAAGTCCAGCCTCGCGGGAGAGTACACCTGCGAATACCACAGGAGGGGGAACCCCCACGTGAGCTCAGGGCCCAGTGACGCCCTGCTACTGCTGGTGACAG GGTATCTCCGTAAACCTTCCCTCCAAGCCCACCGAAGCGGCGCAGTGACCGAGGGACAAGAGGTGACCCTGCAGTGCCAGAGGCCGGCCACGGAGCTGGGGCTGGTCATGTTCGCCCTGCTCAAGGCAGGAAGCGCAGCGCCGGTGAAGGTCCGCCCGTCGGCCGGGCGGGAGACCGACTTCTCCCTGCTGAACGTGAGCGCCGGCGACAGCGGGAACTACAGCTGCGTGTACTACCAGGCCAGGGCCCCCTTCCTGGCTTCACAGGCTAGTCCTCGCCTGGAGATCCGGGTGGCCG CTTCTCCGCCTTCCATAACCTCGGATTACACCACGGGGAACCACATCAGACTAGCTCTAGCCGCCGTAATTATGGTTATCGTGGGGGCTTTCCTGCTTGAAGCCTGGTGTACACAGAGGCACGTCTGCGGGGAGTCAG GATGA
- the TARM1 gene encoding T-cell-interacting, activating receptor on myeloid cells protein 1 isoform X4 — MLSKLLLLFCFRLCVGQADGGRAEALPKPSLRAWPSSVVPAGSSVTLRCGTPTRDVSFALRKAGSVWEMVQSPDSTEGQAEFHLPDVKSSLAGEYTCEYHRRGNPHVSSGPSDALLLLVTGYLRKPSLQAHRSGAVTEGQEVTLQCQRPATELGLVMFALLKAGSAAPVKVRPSAGRETDFSLLNVSAGDSGNYSCVYYQARAPFLASQASPRLEIRVAASPPSITSDYTTGNHIRLALAAVIMVIVGAFLLEAWCTQRHVCGESG; from the exons ATGCTTTCCAAACTACTTCTCCTCTTCTGCTTCA GGCTGTGTGTCGGCCAAGCAGACGGAGGAAGAGCTG AGGCGCTTCCCAAGCCCTCCCTCAGGGCCTGGCCCAGCTCGGTGGTTCCCGCCGGGAGCTCTGTGACCCTGCGATGCGGGACTCCCACCAGGGACGTAAGCTTCGCTCTCAGGAAGGCGGGGAGCGTCTGGGAGATGGTCCAGTCACCCGACTCCACAGAGGGCCAGGCTGAATTCCATCTCCCCGATGTAAAGTCCAGCCTCGCGGGAGAGTACACCTGCGAATACCACAGGAGGGGGAACCCCCACGTGAGCTCAGGGCCCAGTGACGCCCTGCTACTGCTGGTGACAG GGTATCTCCGTAAACCTTCCCTCCAAGCCCACCGAAGCGGCGCAGTGACCGAGGGACAAGAGGTGACCCTGCAGTGCCAGAGGCCGGCCACGGAGCTGGGGCTGGTCATGTTCGCCCTGCTCAAGGCAGGAAGCGCAGCGCCGGTGAAGGTCCGCCCGTCGGCCGGGCGGGAGACCGACTTCTCCCTGCTGAACGTGAGCGCCGGCGACAGCGGGAACTACAGCTGCGTGTACTACCAGGCCAGGGCCCCCTTCCTGGCTTCACAGGCTAGTCCTCGCCTGGAGATCCGGGTGGCCG CTTCTCCGCCTTCCATAACCTCGGATTACACCACGGGGAACCACATCAGACTAGCTCTAGCCGCCGTAATTATGGTTATCGTGGGGGCTTTCCTGCTTGAAGCCTGGTGTACACAGAGGCACGTCTGCGGGGAGTCAG GATGA
- the TARM1 gene encoding T-cell-interacting, activating receptor on myeloid cells protein 1 isoform X1: MSVGTRSPQAAQPEREREKERRVKLSVAQVEGEGLCVGQADGGRAEALPKPSLRAWPSSVVPAGSSVTLRCGTPTRDVSFALRKAGSVWEMVQSPDSTEGQAEFHLPDVKSSLAGEYTCEYHRRGNPHVSSGPSDALLLLVTGYLRKPSLQAHRSGAVTEGQEVTLQCQRPATELGLVMFALLKAGSAAPVKVRPSAGRETDFSLLNVSAGDSGNYSCVYYQARAPFLASQASPRLEIRVAGNSAGGGLEKSSALTGMCRGKTRAQASLSGPRPAPGWSLSWLKRTPSKVQTLGY, translated from the exons ATGTCTGTGGGAACTAGGAGCCCACAAGCAGcacagccagagagagagagagagaaagaaagacgtGTCAAACTAAGCGTGGCTCAGGTAGAAGGAGAGG GGCTGTGTGTCGGCCAAGCAGACGGAGGAAGAGCTG AGGCGCTTCCCAAGCCCTCCCTCAGGGCCTGGCCCAGCTCGGTGGTTCCCGCCGGGAGCTCTGTGACCCTGCGATGCGGGACTCCCACCAGGGACGTAAGCTTCGCTCTCAGGAAGGCGGGGAGCGTCTGGGAGATGGTCCAGTCACCCGACTCCACAGAGGGCCAGGCTGAATTCCATCTCCCCGATGTAAAGTCCAGCCTCGCGGGAGAGTACACCTGCGAATACCACAGGAGGGGGAACCCCCACGTGAGCTCAGGGCCCAGTGACGCCCTGCTACTGCTGGTGACAG GGTATCTCCGTAAACCTTCCCTCCAAGCCCACCGAAGCGGCGCAGTGACCGAGGGACAAGAGGTGACCCTGCAGTGCCAGAGGCCGGCCACGGAGCTGGGGCTGGTCATGTTCGCCCTGCTCAAGGCAGGAAGCGCAGCGCCGGTGAAGGTCCGCCCGTCGGCCGGGCGGGAGACCGACTTCTCCCTGCTGAACGTGAGCGCCGGCGACAGCGGGAACTACAGCTGCGTGTACTACCAGGCCAGGGCCCCCTTCCTGGCTTCACAGGCTAGTCCTCGCCTGGAGATCCGGGTGGCCG GGAACAgcgctggtggtggtttagagaAGAGCTCGGCACTGACTGGGATGTGTAGGGGAAAGACACGAGCACAGGCTTCTCTTTCGGGACCGAGACCCGCGCCAGGCTGGAGCCTTTCTTGGCTGAAGCGGACACCCTCCAAGGTCCAGACGCTGGGCTACTAA
- the TARM1 gene encoding T-cell-interacting, activating receptor on myeloid cells protein 1 isoform X3: MLSKLLLLFCFRLCVGQADGGRAEALPKPSLRAWPSSVVPAGSSVTLRCGTPTRDVSFALRKAGSVWEMVQSPDSTEGQAEFHLPDVKSSLAGEYTCEYHRRGNPHVSSGPSDALLLLVTGYLRKPSLQAHRSGAVTEGQEVTLQCQRPATELGLVMFALLKAGSAAPVKVRPSAGRETDFSLLNVSAGDSGNYSCVYYQARAPFLASQASPRLEIRVAGNSAGGGLEKSSALTGMCRGKTRAQASLSGPRPAPGWSLSWLKRTPSKVQTLGY; this comes from the exons ATGCTTTCCAAACTACTTCTCCTCTTCTGCTTCA GGCTGTGTGTCGGCCAAGCAGACGGAGGAAGAGCTG AGGCGCTTCCCAAGCCCTCCCTCAGGGCCTGGCCCAGCTCGGTGGTTCCCGCCGGGAGCTCTGTGACCCTGCGATGCGGGACTCCCACCAGGGACGTAAGCTTCGCTCTCAGGAAGGCGGGGAGCGTCTGGGAGATGGTCCAGTCACCCGACTCCACAGAGGGCCAGGCTGAATTCCATCTCCCCGATGTAAAGTCCAGCCTCGCGGGAGAGTACACCTGCGAATACCACAGGAGGGGGAACCCCCACGTGAGCTCAGGGCCCAGTGACGCCCTGCTACTGCTGGTGACAG GGTATCTCCGTAAACCTTCCCTCCAAGCCCACCGAAGCGGCGCAGTGACCGAGGGACAAGAGGTGACCCTGCAGTGCCAGAGGCCGGCCACGGAGCTGGGGCTGGTCATGTTCGCCCTGCTCAAGGCAGGAAGCGCAGCGCCGGTGAAGGTCCGCCCGTCGGCCGGGCGGGAGACCGACTTCTCCCTGCTGAACGTGAGCGCCGGCGACAGCGGGAACTACAGCTGCGTGTACTACCAGGCCAGGGCCCCCTTCCTGGCTTCACAGGCTAGTCCTCGCCTGGAGATCCGGGTGGCCG GGAACAgcgctggtggtggtttagagaAGAGCTCGGCACTGACTGGGATGTGTAGGGGAAAGACACGAGCACAGGCTTCTCTTTCGGGACCGAGACCCGCGCCAGGCTGGAGCCTTTCTTGGCTGAAGCGGACACCCTCCAAGGTCCAGACGCTGGGCTACTAA